From the Acidimicrobiales bacterium genome, the window TCAGGTAGTTCGCGAAGGCGGCCAGCATCGGCATGATCACCAGGAAGACCATGGTGGTGCCGTGCATGGTGAAGGCCTGGTTGTAGGCCTGCTCGCTCAGCACCTGTCCGTCGGGTGTGGCCAGCTGCGTGCGGATGAGGAGCGCCTCGAGGCCGCCGATGGCGAAGAAGACCATCGCGGTGGCGCCGTACATGATGCCGATCTTCTTGTGGTCGACCGAGGTCAGCCACGAGCGCCAGCCGGTGGTGGCGGTGGGTCGCCGGAAGACGCCGAGGGGCTCGCGCCGCTCGGCGTCTTCCCCTGCCGTCAGCTCGAGGACGGGACGGTCGTCGGTCAGTGCCATTGGGGGGCGCTCCAGGTCATCGCAGCGTCTCGAGGTAGGCGTACAGGGCGTCGATGTCGGCCTCGCTGAGCTCGCCGATCACCATCAGGGAACCGGCCTTGCGCTGCGGGTCGCGCAGCCAGGCCTCGACCTCGTTGCGGTCGTTGAGGTCGTAGATGCACCCGGCGAAGCAGTCGCGGGTGAAGAGGTGGGTCAGGTCGGGCGCCGGCGGGGAGGTCTCCGAGACCACCTCGTACTGGCCCCGCACGTCGTGGCAGGCAGCGCAACCACGGGTCTCGAACAGCTCGAAGCCCTCGGCGGCGAGGCCGTCGGTGGGCGCCTCGGGGAGCTGGTGCTGGCTCTCGACCCAGGCGTCGAAACCGGCCTCGTCGTGTGCCACGACCTTCAGGCGCATGTTGGCGTGGGAGGCGCCGCAGAACTCGGCGCACTGGCCGGAGTAGACGCCGGGCTCGTCGGCCTCGATGGTCCAGGTGTGGACGCGGCCGGGGGTGACGTCGCGCTTGCCGTTGAGGCGAGGCGACCAGAACGAGTGGACGACG encodes:
- the coxB gene encoding cytochrome c oxidase subunit II, which gives rise to MKVLQSRRLLRWLGPATMVLVLGACAGDAPQDALDPAGPYARSVHNLFVPVFWVAVAVFVLVQGAIVFAVIKFRRKDGDDAWPEQTHGNTRLEVGWTILPALVLAVMAVFTVPVIFELDDKRPDESILVEVTGQQYWWAFSYPEHGDIVTANELHIPAGRPVFLEMTSEDVVHSFWSPRLNGKRDVTPGRVHTWTIEADEPGVYSGQCAEFCGASHANMRLKVVAHDEAGFDAWVESQHQLPEAPTDGLAAEGFELFETRGCAACHDVRGQYEVVSETSPPAPDLTHLFTRDCFAGCIYDLNDRNEVEAWLRDPQRKAGSLMVIGELSEADIDALYAYLETLR